The sequence TCATCATCACTCGGCCCAAAAATCCGAGTCACGGCTTTGCCAACGAAACGCATTAATTTCTGGCCATTACGTTTGCTAATCACCATTACTTTTCGAAATGTCCTAGTCATCTGGAA is a genomic window of Alkalinema sp. FACHB-956 containing:
- a CDS encoding isochorismate synthase — protein: MVISKRNGQKLMRFVGKAVTRIFGPSDDDYPETGVQPFSGESAKGHS